A single genomic interval of Burkholderia cepacia ATCC 25416 harbors:
- a CDS encoding AAA family ATPase, giving the protein MELQAVEVLGFKRLEKIELLTPSMTVLVGGNNSGKSSLLQAIHFGITVLQSARLSADGGKPMNTLGFDQFIYKPTGDLIKLNHGGPITSKSGPEFTFTYTDAGADGHQQFKLKLRRGKNANIAITFEDESTFFFRAANRSQPFSVFVPGLAGVPLREELRTPSIVANGIAQGDSNVYLRNVLYRICEDNDKLTRFHEVIASVFPGLTISTAFDPEAHLYIDISVHHDGRTVPLEMVGTGVLQAIQLVAYVTAYDPALLLLDEPDAHLHPSNQKLLALTLQKIAEVGRTKVILATHSRHMFDALARDEATQIVWLKGGGKQEGAERSNLSVLLDLGALDSFELLHAGQRRIVVLTEDTKVARLKVFLSANGLNEDEYFLQPLHGVNNLAAAVPVADYFTRQGDNTHVLVHRDGDCMTDAEKTWWLEQESKKLPDRATAFITPLTDIEHTFLKAEHIAAVYAISQGDAEAILAAVMTANSAVFAAEFAQKRTSLKDTALKKMNGVPSATDMLVDGVKFEHVKGKRLLSHVLTAIQQAGHNPMRLTDTPSAALVHAPLRDKIAAIKAEVAAADAVGPAQVAA; this is encoded by the coding sequence ATGGAATTACAAGCCGTAGAAGTTCTTGGATTTAAGCGCCTGGAGAAAATAGAGCTTCTCACTCCGTCCATGACTGTATTGGTCGGAGGGAACAATTCCGGAAAATCCTCCCTCCTTCAGGCTATCCATTTTGGCATTACGGTTCTGCAATCGGCGCGCCTGTCGGCCGACGGAGGAAAGCCGATGAATACCCTCGGCTTTGATCAATTCATCTACAAGCCAACGGGCGATCTCATTAAACTGAATCATGGTGGCCCGATTACGTCGAAGTCCGGTCCGGAATTTACGTTCACCTATACCGATGCCGGTGCAGATGGGCATCAACAATTTAAGTTGAAGTTGCGTCGCGGGAAGAATGCGAACATTGCCATCACATTTGAAGATGAAAGCACCTTCTTCTTTCGTGCCGCAAACCGTAGCCAACCTTTTTCTGTCTTTGTCCCCGGGCTGGCCGGAGTGCCGTTGCGTGAAGAGTTGAGGACGCCATCGATCGTTGCAAACGGGATAGCCCAAGGCGACTCGAATGTTTATCTTCGAAATGTTCTTTACCGAATTTGCGAGGATAATGATAAGCTGACCCGCTTTCATGAGGTAATCGCGTCCGTCTTTCCCGGCCTCACGATTTCTACTGCTTTTGATCCGGAAGCCCATCTGTACATCGATATCTCGGTTCACCATGATGGCAGAACGGTGCCGCTCGAAATGGTTGGCACCGGGGTGCTGCAAGCGATCCAGTTAGTGGCCTATGTGACGGCGTACGACCCGGCGCTCTTACTATTAGACGAACCCGACGCTCACTTGCATCCTTCGAATCAGAAGCTCCTTGCATTGACCCTTCAGAAAATCGCTGAGGTCGGTAGAACAAAGGTAATTTTAGCAACACACAGTCGTCACATGTTCGACGCCCTTGCACGGGATGAAGCGACTCAGATAGTTTGGCTGAAAGGAGGCGGAAAGCAGGAAGGTGCAGAGAGGAGTAACCTCTCCGTGCTCCTTGACCTTGGCGCACTAGACAGTTTTGAGCTTCTCCACGCAGGCCAGAGACGAATCGTCGTCCTAACGGAGGATACGAAAGTCGCAAGGCTGAAAGTTTTTCTGAGTGCAAACGGATTAAACGAAGACGAGTACTTTCTCCAGCCGCTACATGGCGTTAATAACTTGGCGGCGGCCGTTCCTGTCGCTGACTACTTCACAAGGCAAGGAGATAATACCCACGTCTTAGTGCATCGTGATGGCGATTGTATGACCGATGCGGAAAAAACTTGGTGGTTGGAGCAAGAATCAAAAAAACTTCCGGATCGAGCGACGGCTTTTATTACTCCGTTGACGGACATTGAACACACCTTCTTAAAAGCCGAACACATTGCGGCTGTCTATGCAATCTCTCAAGGCGACGCTGAAGCAATCTTGGCTGCAGTGATGACTGCAAATAGCGCAGTATTTGCCGCTGAATTTGCACAGAAAAGAACTAGCCTTAAGGACACCGCGTTGAAGAAAATGAACGGCGTTCCATCTGCAACGGATATGCTGGTCGATGGCGTGAAATTCGAGCATGTCAAAGGTAAGCGACTTCTGTCACATGTCTTAACAGCCATTCAACAGGCGGGACACAACCCGATGCGCTTGACAGATACCCCATCGGCAGCGCTCGTTCATGCTCCGCTTCGCGACAAAATCGCCGCTATCAAGGCGGAAGTAGCTGCTGCGGATGCTGTCGGCCCCGCTCAAGTTGCTGCATAG
- a CDS encoding phage terminase small subunit P27 family produces the protein MPQKSNAAKALSGTLRADRLKGIAADQLTVAPPPPDGMSSRAAAEWVRVAPLVVSLGLLSASDLRALELLAETLATEAQLRETLDREGLTIATGTGGSKAHPALRALSDARAQAARLLDAFGLSPRGRQAIDAPPPLPAENPYAAFVKSVRPQR, from the coding sequence ATGCCGCAGAAATCGAACGCCGCGAAGGCGCTTTCGGGTACGTTGCGTGCCGACCGGCTTAAGGGCATCGCGGCCGATCAATTGACCGTCGCGCCGCCACCGCCTGACGGCATGTCATCGCGTGCGGCTGCGGAATGGGTCCGCGTCGCGCCGCTCGTCGTGAGCTTAGGTCTATTGAGCGCGTCCGACCTACGCGCGCTCGAACTGCTTGCCGAAACTTTGGCAACGGAGGCGCAGTTGCGCGAGACGCTGGACCGTGAAGGGTTGACGATTGCGACCGGGACGGGCGGAAGCAAGGCACATCCGGCGCTGCGCGCGTTGAGCGATGCGCGCGCCCAAGCGGCCCGGCTACTGGATGCGTTCGGCCTGAGTCCGCGCGGACGGCAAGCTATCGACGCGCCGCCGCCATTGCCCGCTGAAAATCCCTATGCCGCGTTCGTGAAGTCGGTTCGACCGCAACGTTGA